A single window of Oreochromis aureus strain Israel breed Guangdong linkage group 7, ZZ_aureus, whole genome shotgun sequence DNA harbors:
- the LOC116334119 gene encoding folylpolyglutamate synthase, mitochondrial isoform X1, which translates to MMLCMSRMLRRGSGIAARLARRDRALSLAGLSCRHYSTETAPHIPGMEYQDAICTLNTLQTNASALEQVRRERSNPQLQLNAMRAFLERAGLVVDELDHLNIIHVTGTKGKGSTCAFTEQILRNYGFRTGFYSSPHLVQVRERIRINGQPIGKDLFTKYFWQVYGRLDETKDAHGGTMPAYFRFLTILAFHVFLQEKVDLAVIEVGIGGAYDCTNIIRRPWVCGISSLGIDHTQILGDTIEKIAWQKGGIFKPGVPGFTVRQPEGAMPVLKERAKEIGCPLWVCPQLEDYQPDCGPLHLGLAGQHQRSNASLALQLSHTWLQRRCLPADHSFPITTVENNGTLQAPAFSPSPIMVKGLADAKWPGRTQTLKHGEVTYFLDGAHTMRSMQACVQWFRETAAQHERSASGAVARVLLFNATGERDSAAMLKLLVTCHFDFAVFCPNITEAIASCNADQQNFNVSVENMLTRCLDNERSWRLHNRLGDDEGTQLLIQDSLPRLPEHRGDTLVFPCILSALQWITQGRDSVLADPAKTTLAVKQSVTAKAAPLREAAEIHVLITGSLHLVGGALKHLDPASSK; encoded by the exons ATGATGCTGTGCATGTCGCGCATGCTGCGGCGGGGCTCGGGCATCGCCGCGCGGCTCGCACGGCGGGACCGGGCGCTCAGTTTGGCGGGTCTTTCGTGCCGGCACTACAGCACCGAGACGGCTCCTCACATCCCGGGAATGGAGTACCAG GACGCCATTTGCACTCTGAACACGTTGCAGACAAATGCCAGCGCCTTGGAGCAGGTACGACGAGAGCGCAGCAATCCTCAGCTGCAGCTGAACGCCATGAGAGCCTTCCTGGAGCGAGCCGGCCTCGTG GTGGACGAACTCGACCATCTCAATATCATTCACGTGACAGGAACAAAGGGCAAG GGCTCGACGTGCGCGTTCACAGAGCAGATTTTAAGAAATTATGGCTTCCGCACAGGATTTTACAG CTCTCCACATCTGGTGCAGGTCAGGGAGAGGATTCGGATCAACGGACAGCCAATCGGAAAAGACCTCTTCACTAAATACTTCTGGCAGGTTTACGGGCGACTCGATGAAACAAAG GATGCCCACGGAGGGACGATGCCGGCGTATTTCCGCTTCCTCACCATCTTGGCCTTCCATGTCTTCCTCCAAGAGAAG GTGGATTTAGCTGTGATTGAAGTTGGTATAGGCGGCGCGTACGACTGCACCAACATCATAAG GAGGCCGTGGGTGTGTGGCATCTCCTCTCTCGGCATAGATCACACTCAGATTCTTGGAGACACCATCGAGAAGATCGCCTGGCAGAAAGGAGGCATCTTCAAG CCCGGAGTCCCCGGCTTCACCGTCAGACAGCCAGAGGGCGCCATGCCCGTGCTCAAGGAGCGGGCCAAAGAGATCGGA TGCCCACTGTGGGTGTGTCCACAGCTCGAGGACTACCAACCGGACTGTGGACCTTTGCACCTGGGCCTTGCAGGGCAGCACCAACGCTCCAACGCCTCCCTCGCCCTCCAGCTGAGTCACACCTGGCTCCAGAGGAGATGCCTACCAG CAGATCACAGCTTTCCCATCACCACTGTTGAAAACAACGGTACACTTCAGGCGCCTGCGTTCAGTCCCAGCCCCATCATGGTTAAAG GGCTGGCAGATGCTAAGTGGCCCGGCAGGACCCAGACCCTGAAGCATGGAGAGGTGACTTACTTCCTGGATGGAGCTCACACCATGCGCAGCATGCAGGCCTGCGTTCAGTGGTTCAGAGAGACTGCAGCTCAGCACGAGAGGAGCGCCAG TGGAGCTGTAGCCAGAGTGCTGCTGTTCAacgcaacaggagagagagactCGGCTGCCATGCTGAAACTGCTGGTG ACGTGTCACTTTGACTTCGCTGTCTTTTGCCCAAACATCACTGAAGCCATTGCTTCCTGTAACGCAG ACCAGCAGAACTTCAACGTGTCCGTGGAAAACATGCTGACGCGCTGCTTGGACAACGAGAGGAGCTGGCGACTTCATAACCGGCTGGGTGACGACGAAGGCACCCAGTTGCTGATCCAGGACAGTCTTCCTCGTTTACCTGAGCACAGAGGGGACACCTTAGTGTTCCCATGCATCCTCAGCGCCCTCCAGTGGATCACGCAGGGCAGAGACTCTGTGCTGGCCGACCCGGCCAAGACGACGTTGGCGGTTAAACAGAGTGTCACGGCCAAAGCCGCTCCCCTCCGTGAGGCCGCTGAGATCCACGTCCTCATCACCGGAAGCCTCCACCTGGTGGGAGGAGCTCTCAAACACCTGGACCCAGCTTCCTCTAAGTGA
- the cdk9 gene encoding cyclin-dependent kinase 9 yields the protein MQRDKTSNATGAEKPDREAAIMSKYYDGVEFPFCDEFSKYEKMAKIGQGTFGEVFKAKHRQTGKKVALKKVLMENEKEGFPITALREIKILQLLKHENVVNLIEICRTKATQFNRYKGSIYLVFDFCEHDLAGLLSNANVKFTLAEIKKVMQMLLNGLYYIHRNKILHRDMKAANVLITRDGVLKLADFGLARAFSLAKNSQGNRYTNRVVTLWYRPPELLLGERDYGPPIDLWGAGCIMAEMWTRSPIMQGNTEQHQLTLISQLCGSITAEVWPGVDKKYELYQKMELPKGQKRKVKDRLKAYVKDPYALDLIDKLLVLDPAQRIDSDDALNHDFFWSDPMPSDLKNMLSTHNTSMFEYLAPPRRRGHMPQQQPNQNRNPATTSQTEFDRVF from the exons ATGCAGCGGGACAAGACAAGCAACGCCACCGGGGCTGAAAA GCCCGACCGGGAGGCCGCCATCATGTCGAAGTACTACGACGGAGTGGAGTTCCCTTTCTGTGACGAGTTCTCCAAGTACGAGAAAATGGCCAAGATCGGACAAGGAACCTTTGG GGAGGTGTTCAAAGCGAAGCACCGACAGACAGGgaagaaagttgcactgaagaAAGTGCTGATGGAAAACGAGAAAGAAGGG TTCCCAATCACAGCTCTGAGAGAGATCAAAATCCTTCAACTGCTCAAGCACGAGAACGTTGTCAATCTGATCGAGATCTGCAGGACCAAAG CCACTCAGTTTAACAGGTACAAAGGCAGCATCTACTTGGTGTTTGACTTCTGTGAGCATGACCTGGCTGGGCTGCTGAGCAATGCCAACGTGAAGTTCACGCTGGCAGAGATCAAGAAGGTGATGCAGATGCTGCTCAATGGGCTGTACTACATCCACAGGAACAAG ATCCTTCACAGAGACATGAAGGCAGCTAATGTGCTCATAACCAGAGACGGCGTCCTGAAGCTGGCCGACTTTGGTTTGGCTCGAGCCTTCAGCCTGGCCAAGAACAGCCAGGGGAACCGCTACACTAACCGCGTGGTGACGCTGTGGTACCGACCTCCAGAGCTGCTGTTGg GTGAGCGAGACTACGGGCCTCCAATCGACCTGTGGGGGGCTGGCTGCATCATGGCCGAGATGTGGACACGGAGTCCGATCATGCAGGGGAACACGGAGCAGCACCAGCTGACCCTCATCAGCCAGCTCTGCGGCTCCATCACGGCAGAG GTGTGGCCCGGTGTAGACAAGAAGTATGAGCTGTACCAGAAGATGGAGCTGCCCAAAGGTCAGAAGAGGAAAGTGAAGGACCGCCTCAAAGCTTACGTCAAAGACCCGTACGCCCTGGACCTCATTGACAAGCTGCTGGTCCTGGACCCGGCACAGCGAATCGACAGTGACGACGCCCTCAACCACGACTTCTTCTGGTCAGACCCGATGCCGTCAGACCTCAAGAACATGCTCTCCACCCACAACACGTCCATGTTTGAGTACCTGGCCCCACCTCGGCGGAGAGGACACATGCCCCAGCAGCAGCCCAATCAGAACCGGAACCCGGCCACCACGAGCCAGACAGAGTTCGACCGCGTGTTTTAA
- the LOC116334119 gene encoding folylpolyglutamate synthase, mitochondrial isoform X2 — MMLCMSRMLRRGSGIAARLARRDRALSLAGLSCRHYSTETAPHIPGMEYQDAICTLNTLQTNASALEQVRRERSNPQLQLNAMRAFLERAGLVVDELDHLNIIHVTGTKGKGSTCAFTEQILRNYGFRTGFYSSPHLVQVRERIRINGQPIGKDLFTKYFWQVYGRLDETKDAHGGTMPAYFRFLTILAFHVFLQEKVDLAVIEVGIGGAYDCTNIIRRPWVCGISSLGIDHTQILGDTIEKIAWQKGGIFKPGVPGFTVRQPEGAMPVLKERAKEIGCPLWVCPQLEDYQPDCGPLHLGLAGQHQRSNASLALQLSHTWLQRRCLPDHSFPITTVENNGTLQAPAFSPSPIMVKGLADAKWPGRTQTLKHGEVTYFLDGAHTMRSMQACVQWFRETAAQHERSASGAVARVLLFNATGERDSAAMLKLLVTCHFDFAVFCPNITEAIASCNADQQNFNVSVENMLTRCLDNERSWRLHNRLGDDEGTQLLIQDSLPRLPEHRGDTLVFPCILSALQWITQGRDSVLADPAKTTLAVKQSVTAKAAPLREAAEIHVLITGSLHLVGGALKHLDPASSK, encoded by the exons ATGATGCTGTGCATGTCGCGCATGCTGCGGCGGGGCTCGGGCATCGCCGCGCGGCTCGCACGGCGGGACCGGGCGCTCAGTTTGGCGGGTCTTTCGTGCCGGCACTACAGCACCGAGACGGCTCCTCACATCCCGGGAATGGAGTACCAG GACGCCATTTGCACTCTGAACACGTTGCAGACAAATGCCAGCGCCTTGGAGCAGGTACGACGAGAGCGCAGCAATCCTCAGCTGCAGCTGAACGCCATGAGAGCCTTCCTGGAGCGAGCCGGCCTCGTG GTGGACGAACTCGACCATCTCAATATCATTCACGTGACAGGAACAAAGGGCAAG GGCTCGACGTGCGCGTTCACAGAGCAGATTTTAAGAAATTATGGCTTCCGCACAGGATTTTACAG CTCTCCACATCTGGTGCAGGTCAGGGAGAGGATTCGGATCAACGGACAGCCAATCGGAAAAGACCTCTTCACTAAATACTTCTGGCAGGTTTACGGGCGACTCGATGAAACAAAG GATGCCCACGGAGGGACGATGCCGGCGTATTTCCGCTTCCTCACCATCTTGGCCTTCCATGTCTTCCTCCAAGAGAAG GTGGATTTAGCTGTGATTGAAGTTGGTATAGGCGGCGCGTACGACTGCACCAACATCATAAG GAGGCCGTGGGTGTGTGGCATCTCCTCTCTCGGCATAGATCACACTCAGATTCTTGGAGACACCATCGAGAAGATCGCCTGGCAGAAAGGAGGCATCTTCAAG CCCGGAGTCCCCGGCTTCACCGTCAGACAGCCAGAGGGCGCCATGCCCGTGCTCAAGGAGCGGGCCAAAGAGATCGGA TGCCCACTGTGGGTGTGTCCACAGCTCGAGGACTACCAACCGGACTGTGGACCTTTGCACCTGGGCCTTGCAGGGCAGCACCAACGCTCCAACGCCTCCCTCGCCCTCCAGCTGAGTCACACCTGGCTCCAGAGGAGATGCCTACCAG ATCACAGCTTTCCCATCACCACTGTTGAAAACAACGGTACACTTCAGGCGCCTGCGTTCAGTCCCAGCCCCATCATGGTTAAAG GGCTGGCAGATGCTAAGTGGCCCGGCAGGACCCAGACCCTGAAGCATGGAGAGGTGACTTACTTCCTGGATGGAGCTCACACCATGCGCAGCATGCAGGCCTGCGTTCAGTGGTTCAGAGAGACTGCAGCTCAGCACGAGAGGAGCGCCAG TGGAGCTGTAGCCAGAGTGCTGCTGTTCAacgcaacaggagagagagactCGGCTGCCATGCTGAAACTGCTGGTG ACGTGTCACTTTGACTTCGCTGTCTTTTGCCCAAACATCACTGAAGCCATTGCTTCCTGTAACGCAG ACCAGCAGAACTTCAACGTGTCCGTGGAAAACATGCTGACGCGCTGCTTGGACAACGAGAGGAGCTGGCGACTTCATAACCGGCTGGGTGACGACGAAGGCACCCAGTTGCTGATCCAGGACAGTCTTCCTCGTTTACCTGAGCACAGAGGGGACACCTTAGTGTTCCCATGCATCCTCAGCGCCCTCCAGTGGATCACGCAGGGCAGAGACTCTGTGCTGGCCGACCCGGCCAAGACGACGTTGGCGGTTAAACAGAGTGTCACGGCCAAAGCCGCTCCCCTCCGTGAGGCCGCTGAGATCCACGTCCTCATCACCGGAAGCCTCCACCTGGTGGGAGGAGCTCTCAAACACCTGGACCCAGCTTCCTCTAAGTGA